The Oncorhynchus clarkii lewisi isolate Uvic-CL-2024 chromosome 12, UVic_Ocla_1.0, whole genome shotgun sequence genome segment ATTTTTTTAACAGCTGACTGAAAGGATGCCAATAGTGACGTGTGTGAATGGGATGAATGGGAACTCTCACAATCTTACAAACATGCACCCAGTAGGTTATTGAAATTGCGGTTTTCCCTCAACGGGGGAAAACACTCAAATTGTGTTAACATTATTAATCTGACATAAAATAGACTTGAAATACCTCCCCCAAATTGTCCTTTCAGGAAAAAATACAATTTGTAAACACCCATTTGGTTCTAGTAGCTTGAAATATTTTCATGAAAtgctttccttttttccaaacaGACATGACTGTCTGCTTTTACCCATAAGCTCTTGCTGCATGGTCCCACCTAAACTAAATATGCTCTGTTTTTCTGTGTATAGTTTTAAGTCTGGAAGCTAAAGATAAAGGGCATGTGTTATTTTAGAGTAGAGGCTGGGCTGTTTTCCTCTTCCCTTTCATCCTTGTCCCTCATGGTCTTTGATTCTACAATACAGTACCTCTTCCACGATGGGACCACATTGAAATCCAGCTCTTTTCTTACACTCTCCATCTCCCACTCCTATTGTCTACCGACCATTGACACACTTTGGCAGGTGAAATCTGCTCTTCCGCCCGACTCAATGCATTCCTCCCATGTTCGAACAAGAAAAAACAAATTAATTAACCACGTTGGCCAATATCATATGGCGTGCCACTGAACCGTGTGCGATGAGATCGATCTCAGTTCTGTATGGGATGCTTTGTATTCACTTTTGGAAAAAATGTACTTAAAGATATCTTGCCATGtttgagactgggatggggaGCAGGTTTCCCAAATGGCCCAAAGGCCCCTATCCCAGCCTCGTGTTTATAACAATGTAGCCTGATTGGAGGCTCGGCCAGTGGGGTTAAGTTGTGACAGGCATCCGCGTTGTTTACCCGTCCACCGTGTGTCAACGAGGCTGCCGTTGCCAAGGTTTCCTTcccagtattttattttttatttttaaatagctAGTAACatggaaataaaaaaaaaaggagaaaaaaaacgaAGTTTGCAGTTTGTCATGTTTCTTTTTTTGGCCTTTGGTGTTCATGGTTTTCTACTTTGGGATGTAGCAATCAGTCTTTTGTTCACACTCATATCAAAATATTCCTCAGGGAAAAGGAATTCATCTTCAACTACCAATTGTTTTGTTAAATGCATTATTTCAATGTTTTATTGAGCTGGGTCATCTGGGATCGATGAAATGCAAACCATTTTTGTTCTCTGCTATGCCTTCAAATTGTCAGCAGAGGGCATCATTGAAATGTAAATGAAGGTGAGATGTatggctgtggtaaacatgcAATGACCATGTCCATTCAATAGGTCATATCAGACAGTAGCCAAGCTCTAAGGTCTTGCCTTCAATAAACAATAAGTATCCACATAACAAAGAACCATGGCACATTGTCAGAATTACACGTAATGACATACCTAAAAATCAATTTGGTGAAATGCCACAAAGGGTGTTGAAATACTGTATGTTCCCTATTCACTCACTTAATGAATTAGAGTAGGCCTGCCTACCTGTCATGTGACATTGAGGGCCTCTAGGGGCATTTGTGGGCTACTCCACAATCAAAAATACAATGGAGATGCACTCAACCAATTAAAGGAGCCTATTCTTCCCTATAGAATGGCATGCTTAGTCACTCATATTGTAGTTTCACTCTGGCTTTGGTTCTGACATGTTTTACCTCAATTAAATCATTCATTCAGGCTGAGAATAGTTTTCCTTTGTCCAGGACTCCATGTATAGAGGTGAAACCGTACGCTACACATGCGTTGGTCAGCAGGACCATGTATGAACCTATTATTTACAGTTTCCCCTTTATCACCACCTAGAACCCCTCCAGATGCAAATTGTCCATCTATTCATTTGTGGTCAAACTCAGATGGTGTAGCAACTGGTGGCATGTTAAACTTGTTGAGAAGAATATTGTCTCAATGGATGCCTTTAGAGTAAGAAAATGCTGTGGTGTGGCAAGTTTGGAATATGTTTGCGTATATATAAATGTATGAATGAAATATATGTGTATATTTAAAtctatttacgtaagtattccgatcctttactcagtactttttggaagcacctttggcagcaattacagcctcgagtcttgggTATGTCGgcacaagcttggtacacctgtatttggggagtttctcccattcttctctgcagatcctctcaagctctgtcaggttggatgagaagtgtcgctgcacagctactttcaggtctccagaggtgtccgattgggttcaagtctgggctctggctgggttactcaaagacattcagagacttgtcccgaagccactgctgcgttgtcttggctgtgtgcttagggttgttgtcccgttggaaggtaaaacctttgccccagtctaaggtcctgagcactggagcaggttttccttTGATCCTGATAAgaatcccagtccctgccgctcaataacatccccactgcatgatgctgccaccaccatgcttcaccgtagggatggtgccaggattcctccagatgtgaagcttggcattcaggccaaagagttcaatcttagtttcatcagaccagagaatatttaggtgccttttggcaaactccaagcggtctgtcatgtgccttttactgaggcttCCGTCTGGGCACTCCACCATGAAGGCgtgagaaacttccagaaggacaaccatctccagagaggaactctagagctctgtcagagtgaccatcgggttcttcatcacctccctgaccaaggccctaatcccccgattgctcagtttgcccaGGCTGCCAGCTCAatgaagtcttggtggttccaaacttattccatttaagaatgatggaggccactgtgtacttggggaccttcaatgctgcagacattttctggtacccttacccagatctgtgcctcgatacaatcctgtcttggagctctatggacaattccttctacctcatggctaggtttttgctctgacagaaATGTgcctttcaaatcatgtccaatcaattgaatttaccgcaggtggattccaatcaagttgtagaaacagctcaaggatgggatgatcaatgcaaacaggatgcaccggagttcAATTTCGatgtcttaatacttatgtaaataaagtatttttgtttatttttaatacatttgttaaaatgtctaaacctatttttattttgtcattgtggagtattgtgtgattacttttttatttaatcaatttcagaataaggctgtaacgtaacaaatgtgggaaaagtccaggggtctgaatactttctgaattcacTGTTTATAACTATTGGACACAATTTGATGAATGCACCATGTAAACTCTGCGTGAATGTGATTTAATACGACGCAATGACATTTGCTCAGAAGAAAATCACAAACTACATATTGTGTAATTAAAGTTGGGGGATAGCAGGGCAGATGTTCCATCGTCAGTTTTTCATATTAGAAAAACGAGGGTTCTTCAATGGGTAACTGGAATGTTTATTCTACTCTTGCTAATAGCAGGACACTGGATAAATTGAGGTGAAATAAAAGGGAGGGGTCTGAGAAGGAGTACGAAAACAAAAACTATTCGATGGGAACCTCTGTAGGGCGGATGATTTGTGGATTAGGTCTCGACGAAAAAAGCGGGAGGGAGCGTGACAAAGAGAGATGACGAAGGAGTTGGTTTACTGATGCGGCACCAGCGCTTCTCATTGTTGATTGGAAATAAAGATTGTAGGTAAAGTATTGTTTAATTTAATTACGAGGTACTTACCGTTGCTGTTATCGTTCGTTGAAAAGGCTTGCTGTTTTGTAGGTTTAAAAAAGTAacatttaatttacattttacTGTATTTAAAAACGCAATTGTGTGTTTCTGCAATTACCAACAATAGGCTATGCGTAAAACCTTCACATTACGCGCAACCGGCTCACTGCTGGTATTGTGTACAGTAACGGATTCTGAGTTTTCTAACTTGTATTTTAGAGATGTCGACTAGTTCAAGATATTAAAAGCCTAcagattaatatatatataatatgtacaTGTTTCTCTATCGTACCGAATACTCACTACTCAGCGACAGCATCTCCAAACCATAAGTATAATGGTTGTTTGCCTTATTTTGCAGATATTCCTCAGATATCTGGATTCTGACACTCCACTCCAAACGTCTTCAAGCCTTGTCGTGATAAAGCACTTTCGGTGCACATTTTGCAAGTAATATGTTATTTCCTGCTCTGCTGGCGCTGTCTTCAGTGGTAGGTTCAAAAGAGTGCCCTCACCACTGCCTCTGCTACGAACACTCGGATTTGGTGGACTGCCGAGCGCGCGGGTTCCTCCAAGTGCCCCATGGCCTGTCCCATGGCACCTGGCTGCTGGACCTGGGTGGCAACTTGATGATAGAAGTGCGGAGCCGTGCCTTTGCCGGACTTTGGTCACTGCGTGTCCTGGTGCTGTCTGATAGTGGAATCCAGCTGCTGCAGCCCGAGGTAACACATGCGAAACCCATATAATGTCATATACTCATGGGGTCTTACTGTAAACATTTTTGTTCTAGCCCAACACTAGTAATGGATTGAGAAACACTGTGATAGCCTATGCATTAGTGGCATAGTTTAGCATAAGGATTTGATGGTGGATATGAGGGTTTGATGCCGATGATTACTTTTTCATGTTCATAATTTATTGTACCCTCCTCCGCTCCCAGGCCTTCTACTCCCTCTCCTTTCTGGAGAAGCTGGACATGAGCCGTAACAAGCTGCTCCGGCTGCCGCCGGACTTCTCCCACAGTCTGTCCTCAGTCCGGGAGCTCCGGCTGGACCACAACACCCTTGAGCGTCTGGAAGTCTCCAGCCTGGAGCACCTGGAGAGCCTGGAGAAGCTGGACCTCAGCCACAACCACATCACCTTCCTCCAGCCAGGAGCCTTCCGGGGCCTGTCTCGACTGCGCCACCTCTACCTCCATGCCAACCAGTTGGGAGCTGTGCGCCATGGTTCCCTGTCCATGCTGCCCGTCCTGGAGGCCCTGCAGCTGGGCCAGAACAACATCACTCACATCGACACGGAGGCTCTGGCTCCCCTGCACAGCCTCACCCTGCTGGGCCTGGAGGGAAACCAGCTGCAGCACCTTAAGTTCAAGACCTTCCTGAGCCTCCACACGGCCGGCACCCACCTGCAGCTAGCTGGCAACCCGTGGAACTGCGACTGCGACCTGCACCGGGTCTTCAGCAAGCTGCTGAGTGTACGCCACTTGCACGTTGACGACTACCACAACGTGACGTGCCACGAGCCTCTGCAGCTGGCGGGTGCCTCGCTGGCGTGGGTGGACAGTCAGTTGTGCATGGCAGAGACGGCCACCGTGCTGGTAATCACTGTGACGGTGCTGGTTACCGTGTTGGCAGCTGTGGTTATGGCTGAGCACACCCGCAAGAAGAACCAACATGGCAAGAACTGGGACGCTGAGTCGCAGTCCCAGGAGAGGTGACTGTCATGGGGGAGGGACACTGAGTGAGTGTGTAATCAGTTCGGTAGATGCATTTTCCCtcactgatctaggatcatatTTCACACCATGCTTCCTGGTCATTTTATGTTTGAAGATAAAAAAGGGGCCATTTCCCATCTGCAGCAAACTGACTGTGAGGGTTCATAACACACCTCAGGCTCAAAATGCTCCTTAACATTCAGTTGTATTTGTTGGAGGCATTCATTCTCTCTTCTACTTCATCATGGTCATAATGCATGACCCAATCTGGTTCCAAGAGTCTGAGAAACAATATTTTAGAGTATGAGCAGTTTTGTATGATGTATCTAGAAGTCTGTGACTTGTGGAACTGGAGGACTTGGACATTATTTTTCAGTGTATCATTTAAGACCTACCTGAAGTGTTTGACTGCTTACAATTTATCCTGTTAATTTATTTCTTGAAACACCAGTACAGTGTTTGTCTTTTTCTGTTCAACATTTTCTCttcaatgtctattccatttCTGCACACTGTTGAGAAAAAACGAGTCATGTTTCAAATGTAGGACCTAGTACAGTagttatttttgttttcatgaatgatgatgatgattatattTTAACACATGGATATGTTTGATAGGGAATTTATTGTATACAGATGGTAATAAAGTATGATTATTTTTTTGACTATCTTGTGATGTACCTGGATTAAATCTTTGCCAGATTTGAGTATAGTGGTCTCCACTTTCCCTATTCCATGCACTGCACTAGAGCTAAACCCTCCCTTAGATGATCAACATCTGCTTTAGTCAAGGTCAGATTATTCACCAATGAATCACCACTATTCCAGCTCACACACAGATTAAAGCCGGTTTCAATCTATCTCGGTCTGCCATGATGTAACAAAATGTTCTCCCATTTTAGATGAAAATGTGCATTTGGTAACATACGTTTTGCTTGTGGGTTTGGCCTCCAGCCTGGAGAAGCCGGACCTCGGCCACAACCACATCGTATTCCTGTGGCTTTGGTGATATTGAAATAGAGAGCACAGATGAAACACTTTGAAGTACTTAATTTTAGGAAGTGCGCAGTTTTGCATTCGATTCCGATAAAGGACATGAAGGATTTCAGATTCTGACACCGGTCTTTGGCCAGAGACAAATTGCTGCAGGGTTTAAAAGGCTTAGATCCAGGTCACAGGGAGAATGATGTGGCATATGGGCCTGGCCTCTAGAGCAACATCAGCAGATTACGGCTCTGATTAAAAACCAGAGGAGGAAACAAACTGCCATGGGTAGAAAACAGACAGCCACCCAGCTCAAACCCCTGGGCAGACCTTATCTAAGAGGAGGATAATGTCCAGAGGTTGAACCTGTATCGGTACTGATGCTGTTTCTGCTCAGCAGCCTTATAAATGGATCTGGAGAAGCAATTCAGCAATGGAGATATGGGCCAGCCACCCATGTGACCAAAGCTATTATCAGATGAACCTGATAACAATGATATGACGTAACAATGGCATAATAACTGTTTACTACCAGCAGGTGTGTATTACAATGTTTTAGTTGTCAGAACCCAGTGCAGACAGATCTATGAGATTGACATAGGGCATTTTATACAAACTAGCTCTCATCCTTTACTTAAAACCCAAGACAGGACAGACAAAGGTATAAATTACATAATTAAATTCCATTCGCTCATATTGCACAACAGAAACCAGATGCCATTGTCTCTGAAAAAACCTCTCTAATTTAGCCAAGAGAAAATAGTATGGGATTTTACGACATTAAAGTATTCATAATCAAACCAGAGGATTTCCTTAGCTTCCTACCTTCAACaccccagttcaaacctaacctagcctcaaccacaaccctaaccctagactcgtgtccacatccctgttcaaccctaaccctgaaccacAACCCTAAGCCAAATCAAAACCTTTGCtttatgtccacatcctggtccaCAAACCAAATAATCTGTAGTAATTTAATTGAGTTACACATTTTCAGATACTATAGGATGATTTGGACATAAAGTGTGCAGATGCTAATATAGGaaccattgacttgcattggatttgtgccacaaatacTTAAAAGTTAGCATTTTAATCAGTGGCCAgttaaaccaaagcatggattgttgtcataccttgtccatggACTGCTTAAAGGGTAAGGAAACAATATGTAATTTTGGTGAACTATTCCTTTAAGTTTTCTAATGCGTgttcctattttttattttattattaacgTGTCTGTCATTCTTGTTAATAGATCTAATGTGCTGTTGAAGATTAGCCAGGAGGGCATTTCTTGTTTCCCACAAGTTGCATGAAACTATTTAAAATAGATTTTGTGGAAACTGTTGACAATTGGGGGCGCCAAACCCACCATTTGAGATGATTTTGTCGTTTCCCAAATGTACAAAGTAGAGCGTACAccgtggtggaaaaagtaccgaATTGTCGTACTTGAGTGAAAGTATAAATACCttaagttactcaagtaaaagtgaaagtcacccagtaaaatagtacttgagtaaagtcaaagtatttggttttaaatatacttaagtatcaaaagtaaaagtatatatTTCAAATTTCTTATATTAAGAAAAGCAgccggcaccattttcttgttttaaaaatgtacagagagccaggggcacactccaacactcagacattatttacaaaagatgcatttgtgtttagtgagtccgccagaacataggcagtagggatgaccacatgTTATTTTCATAAGTGCGTCAATTTCACaatttccctgtcctgctaagcattcaaaatgtaatgag includes the following:
- the LOC139422233 gene encoding reticulon-4 receptor-like isoform X1; this encodes MLFPALLALSSVVGSKECPHHCLCYEHSDLVDCRARGFLQVPHGLSHGTWLLDLGGNLMIEVRSRAFAGLWSLRVLVLSDSGIQLLQPEAFYSLSFLEKLDMSRNKLLRLPPDFSHSLSSVRELRLDHNTLERLEVSSLEHLESLEKLDLSHNHITFLQPGAFRGLSRLRHLYLHANQLGAVRHGSLSMLPVLEALQLGQNNITHIDTEALAPLHSLTLLGLEGNQLQHLKFKTFLSLHTAGTHLQLAGNPWNCDCDLHRVFSKLLSVRHLHVDDYHNVTCHEPLQLAGASLAWVDSQLCMAETATVLVITVTVLVTVLAAVVMAEHTRKKNQHGKNWDAESQSQER
- the LOC139422233 gene encoding phospholipase A2 inhibitor-like isoform X2, translated to MIEVRSRAFAGLWSLRVLVLSDSGIQLLQPEAFYSLSFLEKLDMSRNKLLRLPPDFSHSLSSVRELRLDHNTLERLEVSSLEHLESLEKLDLSHNHITFLQPGAFRGLSRLRHLYLHANQLGAVRHGSLSMLPVLEALQLGQNNITHIDTEALAPLHSLTLLGLEGNQLQHLKFKTFLSLHTAGTHLQLAGNPWNCDCDLHRVFSKLLSVRHLHVDDYHNVTCHEPLQLAGASLAWVDSQLCMAETATVLVITVTVLVTVLAAVVMAEHTRKKNQHGKNWDAESQSQER